A genomic segment from Nicotiana tabacum cultivar K326 chromosome 9, ASM71507v2, whole genome shotgun sequence encodes:
- the LOC107812705 gene encoding uncharacterized protein LOC107812705 isoform X2, with the protein MPPSPRMDALSKQKFSHQVDNSGMKSFLSIADIVDGPVKVTQGQQSSIVHRRNIDILKSLRHPRHYGRHYSRRRSATNAEASTSHGGHTPSYDEKLSLKMASKCYSDSGHDTENRQRAVHKPEGAPSSSLATRIISSDAGKLFCVLCQKFLKEDPYIMLENNLPVGETCVVAVLACGHLYHADCLERRTNREDRQDPPCPICLGLVSQVDASVEQE; encoded by the exons ATGCCACCCTCGCCCAGAATGGATGCATTATCGAAACAG AAATTCTCTCATCAAGTCGACAACAGTGGTATGAAGTCTTTCTTATCCATTGCGGATATCGTAGATGGTCCTGTGAAGGTAACCCAAGGCCAACAGTCATCTATTGTTCACCGTCGAAATATTGACATTCTAAAGTCTTTGAGGCATCCCCGTCACTATGGCCGCCATTATTCCCGACGGAGATCTGCTACTAATGCTGAGGCATCAACTTCCCATGGTGGTCATACACCTTCTTATGATGAGAAGTTGTCCTTAAAAATGGCAAGCAAATGCTATTCAGATTCTGGACATGACACAG AGAATAGGCAAAGAGCAGTTCATAAACCAGAAGGAGCTCCATCCAGTTCATTGGCAACGAGGATAATATCATCTGATGCGGGGAAACTCTTTTGCGTATTATGCCAGAAGTTTCTGAAGGAGGACCCTTACATCATGCTTGAAAACAATTTACCTGTAGGCGAGACTTGTGTTGTGGCTGTTTTAGCTTGTGGTCATCTTTACCATGCTGATTGTTTGGAACGGAGAACAAACCGTGAAGATAGACAGGATCCGCCCTGTCCAATTTGTCTCGGCTTGGTTTCTCAGGTTGATGCTTCAGTAGAACAAGAGTAG
- the LOC107812705 gene encoding uncharacterized protein LOC107812705 isoform X1 yields MGKRKRKADLNKTPPPSDLMPPSPRMDALSKQKFSHQVDNSGMKSFLSIADIVDGPVKVTQGQQSSIVHRRNIDILKSLRHPRHYGRHYSRRRSATNAEASTSHGGHTPSYDEKLSLKMASKCYSDSGHDTENRQRAVHKPEGAPSSSLATRIISSDAGKLFCVLCQKFLKEDPYIMLENNLPVGETCVVAVLACGHLYHADCLERRTNREDRQDPPCPICLGLVSQVDASVEQE; encoded by the exons AtgggaaaaagaaagagaaaagctGACCTCAACAAGACTCCTCCTCCTTCAG ACCTGATGCCACCCTCGCCCAGAATGGATGCATTATCGAAACAG AAATTCTCTCATCAAGTCGACAACAGTGGTATGAAGTCTTTCTTATCCATTGCGGATATCGTAGATGGTCCTGTGAAGGTAACCCAAGGCCAACAGTCATCTATTGTTCACCGTCGAAATATTGACATTCTAAAGTCTTTGAGGCATCCCCGTCACTATGGCCGCCATTATTCCCGACGGAGATCTGCTACTAATGCTGAGGCATCAACTTCCCATGGTGGTCATACACCTTCTTATGATGAGAAGTTGTCCTTAAAAATGGCAAGCAAATGCTATTCAGATTCTGGACATGACACAG AGAATAGGCAAAGAGCAGTTCATAAACCAGAAGGAGCTCCATCCAGTTCATTGGCAACGAGGATAATATCATCTGATGCGGGGAAACTCTTTTGCGTATTATGCCAGAAGTTTCTGAAGGAGGACCCTTACATCATGCTTGAAAACAATTTACCTGTAGGCGAGACTTGTGTTGTGGCTGTTTTAGCTTGTGGTCATCTTTACCATGCTGATTGTTTGGAACGGAGAACAAACCGTGAAGATAGACAGGATCCGCCCTGTCCAATTTGTCTCGGCTTGGTTTCTCAGGTTGATGCTTCAGTAGAACAAGAGTAG